Within the Candidatus Krumholzibacteriia bacterium genome, the region GCCACCGGCTCGGTGTCACGAGCCTTCAGGAGAGTCTTCTCGCGCTTGGGCCGGGGTTTGAAGTCCGGCTCCACCAGTTCCAGGATCGCCGTCATGGCATCATCGCCACGGCGTTTTCCCAGCTTCATGATACGGGTGTAACCCCCGGGACGATCCGCATAACGTGGACCGATTTCAGCAAAGAGCTTTTGCAGCACCTTCGGGTCGTTCACAAAGCGTGCAGCCTGCCGCCTTGAGTTCAGATCCCCCCGCTTGGCGAAAGTGATCATCTTCTCGGCATACCGGCGTGCTTCCCGGGCCTTTGTGGCCGTAGTGGTGATTCTCTCTTCGCTGAAGAGGCTCGTTACCATGTTCCTGAGCAGTGCCCGACGGGAATCGGCGGGACGGTTCAGGCGATTTCCTCTATGACGATGTCGCATGACTTCTCTCTTCCAGTCTCTTGAACTCTAGGTCAGGGTCAGGTCCTTCTCCAGCTGATCCTTCAGGCTGCCGGTTTCACCGCCGCCGAGAAGAACGTCCAGATCCATTCCCCAGTGAAGGCCCATGCCTTCGAGGATTTCCGTGATTTCTCTCAGGCTCTTGCGGCCGAAATTGCGATACTGGAGCATCTCCTGCTCCGTCTTGACAACCAGTTCCTCAATCGTGCGAATGTTCGCAGCCTTCAGGCAGTTTCCACTCCTGACACTGAGTTCCAGTTCGTCGACGCCACGGGCCAGAGTCTCCTTGATACGCTCCAACTCCTCATCCACCTCTTCCTCAACCTCGTCAAGAGGCTCTTCATCGAAGTTGATAAAGAGATAAAGGTGATCCTTGATAATCTTCGAAGAGAAGCCAAGGGCCTCTTCCGGGCGCAGCGCACCATTGGTCGTGATTTCCATGATCAGGCGATCATAGTCGGTTCGCTGGCCAACGCGGGTGTCTTCCACCTTGAAGTTCACCTTGCGAACGGGGCAGAAGATCGAGTCGACGGGAACCACTCCCAAGGAGGAGTCCGTGAGATCGTGGTTTTCCGCAAGAACGAAGCCCCGCCCGTCTCCGATCAGAATCTCCGCCTTCAGGCTCGCGCCTTTATTCAGGTGGCAGAGAACAAGATCCGGGTTGACGATGTCCACCGTTGGATCCTGAGTAATGTCAGCCGCCGTCACAGGGCCGGCCTTGTTGATGTCCAGGTAAAGCTTGTGCCAGGTGTCCGTATTGAGACGAACCACCAGTTGCTTCAGGTTCACCACAATGTCCGTCACGTCTTCAAGAACACCGGGGATGTTCGTGAACTCGTGAAGAGCATTTTCGAACTTGACTGCAACCACTGCCGCGCCCTGCAGGCTGCTGAGCAGGGTTCTGCGTAGTGAGATCCCGAGAGTCTGTCCGAATCCACGCTCCAGCGGTTCAATGGTGAACCGGGTGAAATTCGGAGATTCCTCTTCCTTCTGGATCTCGATGTTCTTCGGCATCAGAACGTTCTTCCACTTCATTCTGAATTCCCTTCGTAAAGACTCGTTTAAAATCCTACTTGGAGTAGAGTTCGACGACCAGTTGCTCCTGGACATTGGTCGGAATGTCCGTGCGCTCCGGCACATTGACAAAGGTGCCTTCAAAGGCGCCCTCATCCAGACTCACGAAAGAAACCCTTCCGCGTCCCGTCGAATTCTTGATTGCCTCAAGAATATGAGCATTCTTGCGGCTCTTCTCGCGCAGAGAGACCACATCTCCGGGCTTACAACGATAGCTCGGAATATCGACGAGCTTGCCGTTGACCAGAAAATGACGATGACCGACCAACTGCCGGGCCATGCGTCGCGTCGGAGCGAATCCCATGCGGTAGACCATGTTGTCCAGGCGAG harbors:
- the rplQ gene encoding 50S ribosomal protein L17, which codes for MRHRHRGNRLNRPADSRRALLRNMVTSLFSEERITTTATKAREARRYAEKMITFAKRGDLNSRRQAARFVNDPKVLQKLFAEIGPRYADRPGGYTRIMKLGKRRGDDAMTAILELVEPDFKPRPKREKTLLKARDTEPVAEEALAPAEETPPETEED
- a CDS encoding DNA-directed RNA polymerase subunit alpha; the encoded protein is MKWKNVLMPKNIEIQKEEESPNFTRFTIEPLERGFGQTLGISLRRTLLSSLQGAAVVAVKFENALHEFTNIPGVLEDVTDIVVNLKQLVVRLNTDTWHKLYLDINKAGPVTAADITQDPTVDIVNPDLVLCHLNKGASLKAEILIGDGRGFVLAENHDLTDSSLGVVPVDSIFCPVRKVNFKVEDTRVGQRTDYDRLIMEITTNGALRPEEALGFSSKIIKDHLYLFINFDEEPLDEVEEEVDEELERIKETLARGVDELELSVRSGNCLKAANIRTIEELVVKTEQEMLQYRNFGRKSLREITEILEGMGLHWGMDLDVLLGGGETGSLKDQLEKDLTLT
- the rpsD gene encoding 30S ribosomal protein S4, with the protein product MARYHGPRWKLSRRFGESIFDDYKALERRPYPPGQHGRGRRRKVSEYGIQLTEKQKLRYLYGVLEKPFRNYFAKAASMKGVTGTNLLQLLEARLDNMVYRMGFAPTRRMARQLVGHRHFLVNGKLVDIPSYRCKPGDVVSLREKSRKNAHILEAIKNSTGRGRVSFVSLDEGAFEGTFVNVPERTDIPTNVQEQLVVELYSK